From a single Fusobacterium pseudoperiodonticum genomic region:
- a CDS encoding glycosyltransferase family 9 protein, whose translation MNILIIHTAFIGDIVLSTALVSKVKEKYPNSDIYYLTTPLGKEILKNNPKIKEIIVYDKRGKDKGFKAFVSFVRKLRKLKIDVCLTPHRYLRSSVLSFLSGAKIREGYDIANLAFLFNKKIKYDKTKHEVEKLLSFVDDNNTKRYELEMYPDKQDKIRIDSLLKDLSDNKKIILIAPGSKWFTKKWPEEYFRTLIQNLVKRDDLLIVITGGKEEKEINLELDSKVLDLRGEISLLELAELTKRATLVVSNDSAPIHITSAFPNTRIIGIFGPTVKEFGFFPWSQNSKVFEIDNLYCRPCAIHGGNSCPEKHFRCMREITPDLIENEIYNYIASTDDKKVKANE comes from the coding sequence ATGAATATTTTAATAATACATACAGCTTTTATTGGAGACATTGTATTGTCTACTGCTTTGGTATCAAAGGTAAAAGAAAAGTATCCTAACTCAGATATCTATTATTTGACAACACCTTTAGGCAAAGAAATACTAAAGAATAATCCTAAAATTAAAGAGATTATTGTCTATGATAAAAGAGGAAAAGATAAGGGATTTAAAGCCTTTGTTTCCTTTGTAAGAAAGCTTAGAAAGTTAAAAATAGATGTTTGTCTAACACCACATAGATACCTAAGAAGTAGTGTCTTGTCTTTCTTAAGTGGGGCTAAAATAAGAGAAGGTTATGATATAGCAAACTTAGCTTTTCTCTTCAATAAAAAAATTAAATATGATAAGACAAAACATGAAGTGGAGAAACTACTTTCTTTTGTAGATGATAACAATACTAAAAGATATGAGCTTGAGATGTATCCTGACAAGCAGGATAAGATCAGAATAGATTCTTTACTTAAAGATTTATCAGATAATAAAAAAATAATACTTATTGCACCTGGAAGTAAATGGTTTACTAAAAAATGGCCTGAAGAATACTTTAGAACTTTGATACAAAACTTAGTTAAAAGAGATGATTTACTGATAGTCATAACAGGTGGAAAAGAAGAAAAAGAAATAAACTTAGAACTTGACTCAAAAGTTTTAGATTTAAGAGGAGAAATAAGTTTACTGGAACTAGCAGAACTTACTAAAAGAGCAACATTAGTTGTTTCAAATGATTCTGCTCCTATCCATATAACATCAGCTTTCCCAAATACAAGAATAATAGGAATTTTCGGACCAACAGTTAAGGAATTTGGTTTCTTTCCTTGGTCTCAAAATAGTAAAGTATTTGAAATTGATAATCTATATTGCAGACCTTGTGCAATACATGGGGGAAATTCTTGCCCTGAGAAACATTTCAGATGTATGAGAGAAATTACTCCAGACTTAATAGAAAATGAGATTTATAATTACATTGCTAGTACTGATGATAAAAAGGTGAAAGCCAATGAGTAA
- a CDS encoding glycosyltransferase family 9 protein, whose protein sequence is MEIKRILVSRTDKIGDLILSIPSFFMLKKMYPNAELVAIVRKYNMDIVKNLPYIDRFVVLDDYTKNELLEKIAYFKADVFIALYNDAYIAALARASKAKIRIGPISKLNSLFTYNKGVLQKRSRSIKNEAEYNLDLIAKLDKKKFSILYELNTKLVLTDDNRKVADTFFKENSIEGKCLVVNPFIGGSAKNITDEQYVSILKKVKEEMPDLNIIVTSHITDEERNEKFCKDIGKDKVFSFSNGASILNTASIIDRADVYFGASTGPTHIAGALGKRIVAIYPNKKTQSTTRWGIFGNSNVEYIVPDENNPNEDYKNPYFDNFTEEMEDKAVKYILEGLK, encoded by the coding sequence ATGGAAATTAAAAGAATTTTAGTTTCAAGAACAGATAAGATTGGAGATTTAATTTTATCTATACCTAGTTTTTTTATGTTGAAAAAAATGTATCCTAATGCAGAGCTTGTAGCTATTGTTAGGAAATATAATATGGATATAGTGAAGAACTTACCATATATTGATAGATTTGTTGTACTTGATGACTATACTAAGAATGAACTATTAGAAAAAATAGCTTATTTTAAGGCTGATGTTTTCATAGCCTTATACAATGATGCTTATATTGCTGCCCTTGCAAGAGCAAGTAAGGCTAAAATAAGAATAGGACCTATATCTAAATTAAATTCCCTTTTTACATATAATAAAGGAGTTTTACAAAAAAGATCTAGATCAATTAAAAATGAAGCAGAATATAATTTAGATTTAATTGCAAAATTAGATAAGAAAAAATTTTCAATACTATATGAGTTAAATACAAAATTAGTGCTTACAGATGATAATAGAAAAGTAGCAGATACATTCTTTAAAGAAAATTCTATTGAAGGTAAATGTCTTGTAGTAAATCCTTTTATAGGAGGTTCTGCTAAAAATATAACAGATGAACAATATGTAAGTATATTAAAAAAAGTAAAAGAAGAAATGCCTGATTTAAATATTATTGTTACAAGTCATATAACAGATGAAGAAAGAAATGAGAAGTTTTGTAAAGATATAGGGAAAGATAAGGTTTTTAGTTTTTCTAATGGTGCGAGTATACTGAATACGGCCTCAATAATAGATAGAGCAGATGTGTATTTTGGAGCTTCAACAGGGCCAACTCATATAGCAGGAGCATTAGGAAAAAGAATAGTGGCTATTTATCCTAACAAAAAGACTCAGAGTACAACTAGATGGGGAATTTTTGGAAATTCAAATGTTGAATACATAGTTCCTGATGAAAATAATCCAAATGAAGACTATAAAAATCCATACTTTGATAACTTTACAGAGGAGATGGAAGACAAGGCTGTTAAATATATATTAGAGGGATTAAAATGA
- a CDS encoding glycosyltransferase family 2 protein — MTLTVSIITLNEEKNLERTLKSVQDFADEIVIVDSGSTDKTEEIAKKFGAKFVYQEWLGYGAQRNKAIDLATSDWVLNIDADEEISPELAKRIKAIKENSRYKVYKINFMSVCFNKKIKHGGWSNSYRIRLFRKDAGRFNENTVHEEFKTTQEIAKLHKYIYHHTYSDLADYFDRFNKYTTLGAIEYYKKGKKASIISIVLSPIYKFLRMYIVRLGFLDGLEGLLLATTSSLYTMVKYYKLREIYKNKSYIEKEGNDGN; from the coding sequence GTGACCTTAACCGTTTCAATAATAACTTTAAATGAAGAGAAAAACTTAGAAAGAACTTTAAAATCTGTACAAGATTTTGCTGATGAAATAGTGATTGTAGATAGTGGCTCAACAGATAAGACAGAAGAAATTGCCAAGAAATTTGGAGCAAAGTTTGTATACCAAGAATGGCTTGGGTATGGTGCACAAAGAAATAAGGCAATAGATTTAGCAACATCTGATTGGGTATTGAATATAGATGCTGATGAAGAAATTTCTCCAGAACTTGCTAAAAGAATAAAAGCAATAAAAGAAAATAGTCGTTATAAAGTATATAAAATAAACTTTATGTCAGTTTGCTTTAATAAGAAAATAAAACATGGTGGTTGGAGTAACTCGTATAGAATTAGATTATTTAGAAAAGACGCAGGAAGATTCAATGAAAATACTGTTCATGAGGAGTTTAAGACAACTCAAGAGATAGCTAAACTTCATAAATATATCTATCATCATACTTATTCTGATTTAGCAGATTATTTTGATAGATTCAATAAATATACAACTTTGGGGGCTATTGAATACTATAAAAAAGGAAAAAAAGCTAGTATAATCTCTATAGTATTGAGTCCAATATATAAATTTTTAAGGATGTATATAGTAAGACTTGGTTTTTTAGATGGGCTTGAAGGGCTTCTATTAGCTACAACAAGTTCACTTTATACTATGGTGAAATATTATAAATTAAGAGAAATATACAAAAATAAGTCCTATATTGAAAAGGAAGGAAACGATGGAAATTAA
- a CDS encoding polysaccharide deacetylase family protein produces the protein MIITLIILTIIIFLIIIFNKRAVPAFLYHQVNPISNVSPELFEEHLKVIKEYKMNTITISEFYNKEVPTNSILLTFDDGYFDNYKYVFPLLKKYNMKATIFLNTLYIMDKRETEPEIKDNNTVNLEAMKEYIKSGKATINQYMSWEEIKEMYDSSLIDFQAHSHKHMAMFVDTKIEGLTNKNRMEAPELCLYGELEDNFPSFPKRGEYTGRATLIKKEFFKIFKEFYEKNIENKITDKNEILKKSQEFIDENKEYFSIESEAEYRKRIEEDFSENKKIIEKNLGNEVKFFCWPWGHRSKETIEVLKELGVVGFISTKKGTNSMKANWNMIRRIELRNYNVKKFKINLLIARNLILGKIYGWIS, from the coding sequence ATGATAATTACTTTAATTATACTTACAATAATAATATTTTTAATTATTATTTTTAATAAAAGAGCAGTACCTGCTTTTCTATATCATCAGGTAAATCCTATCTCTAATGTTAGTCCAGAATTATTTGAAGAACATTTGAAAGTTATAAAAGAATATAAAATGAATACTATAACTATTTCAGAATTTTATAATAAAGAAGTACCAACAAACTCTATACTTTTGACTTTTGATGATGGTTACTTTGACAACTATAAATATGTGTTTCCTCTATTAAAAAAATATAATATGAAGGCAACTATATTCTTAAATACTTTATATATAATGGATAAAAGAGAAACAGAGCCTGAAATTAAAGATAATAATACAGTAAATCTAGAAGCTATGAAAGAATATATCAAAAGTGGTAAAGCTACTATAAATCAATATATGTCTTGGGAAGAAATAAAAGAAATGTATGATAGTTCTCTAATAGATTTTCAAGCTCATTCTCATAAGCATATGGCAATGTTTGTTGATACTAAGATAGAAGGACTTACAAATAAAAATAGAATGGAAGCTCCTGAATTATGCTTATATGGAGAATTGGAAGATAATTTTCCTAGTTTTCCAAAAAGAGGAGAATACACAGGAAGAGCAACTCTTATAAAAAAAGAATTCTTTAAAATTTTTAAAGAATTTTATGAAAAGAATATAGAAAATAAAATTACTGATAAGAATGAAATTCTAAAAAAATCTCAAGAATTTATTGATGAAAATAAAGAATACTTCTCTATTGAAAGTGAAGCTGAGTACAGAAAAAGAATAGAAGAAGATTTTTCAGAGAATAAAAAAATAATAGAAAAAAATCTAGGAAATGAAGTAAAATTCTTTTGTTGGCCTTGGGGACACAGAAGTAAAGAAACAATTGAAGTTTTAAAAGAACTAGGAGTAGTTGGTTTTATATCTACAAAAAAAGGAACTAACTCTATGAAAGCAAATTGGAATATGATAAGAAGAATTGAATTAAGAAACTATAATGTGAAAAAATTTAAAATTAATTTGTTAATTGCAAGAAATTTAATTTTAGGAAAAATATATGGTTGGATATCTTAA
- a CDS encoding AbrB family transcriptional regulator translates to MNGNEIIFLILTLAIGILGGYLADKKKVPAAFMIGALFAVAIFNIVTDRAFLPTSFKFITQVATGTFIGSKFRTEDVKMLRKVIIPGMVMVVLMIAFSFILSFIMSHFLGIDYMTSFFATAPGGIMDISLIAYDFKANTSQVALLQLIRLISVISFVPFFTKKCYERSKNKKESFEKEIENEIDEEKRTLNKSEKSLTFTLIIGIIGGIIGYFSHLPAGTMSFAMAFVAFFNVKTQKAYMPLPLRKIIQTFGGALIGARVTLADVVALKTLVLPIILIIVGFCLMNVLVGFFLYKTTKFSLSTALLSASPGGMSDISLMAEDLGANGPQVASMQFLRAIFIVGVYPLIIKLL, encoded by the coding sequence ATGAATGGAAATGAAATTATATTTTTAATATTGACACTTGCTATTGGAATACTAGGTGGATACTTAGCTGATAAAAAGAAAGTTCCTGCAGCCTTTATGATAGGAGCTTTATTTGCTGTTGCTATTTTTAATATTGTTACTGATAGAGCTTTTTTACCAACTTCATTTAAGTTTATTACACAGGTAGCAACTGGGACTTTCATAGGCTCTAAATTTCGTACAGAAGATGTGAAAATGCTGAGAAAAGTTATTATTCCAGGTATGGTAATGGTTGTGTTGATGATAGCTTTCAGTTTTATTCTATCGTTTATAATGTCTCATTTTCTAGGAATAGACTATATGACTTCATTTTTTGCAACTGCCCCTGGTGGAATAATGGATATATCATTGATAGCTTATGACTTTAAAGCTAACACTTCTCAAGTAGCACTTTTACAACTGATAAGATTAATTTCAGTGATAAGTTTTGTACCATTTTTTACAAAAAAATGTTATGAAAGAAGCAAAAATAAAAAAGAGAGTTTTGAAAAAGAAATAGAAAATGAAATAGATGAAGAGAAAAGGACTTTAAATAAAAGTGAGAAATCTCTAACTTTCACATTGATAATTGGTATTATTGGAGGAATAATAGGTTATTTTTCTCACTTACCTGCAGGAACAATGAGTTTTGCTATGGCTTTTGTAGCCTTCTTCAATGTTAAAACTCAAAAAGCCTATATGCCTTTACCACTTAGAAAAATAATTCAAACTTTTGGTGGTGCTTTAATAGGTGCAAGAGTAACTTTAGCTGATGTAGTGGCTTTAAAAACTTTAGTTCTACCAATTATCCTTATAATAGTTGGTTTTTGTTTGATGAATGTTTTAGTTGGCTTCTTCTTATACAAGACAACTAAGTTCTCTCTATCTACAGCTCTGCTTTCAGCTTCGCCAGGGGGAATGTCAGATATTTCTCTGATGGCAGAAGATTTAGGAGCTAATGGACCTCAAGTTGCTTCTATGCAATTCTTAAGAGCAATATTTATTGTCGGTGTTTACCCTCTTATAATAAAACTTCTATAA
- a CDS encoding PLP-dependent aminotransferase family protein: MNKKLVRNSDTTVSTQLFEILKQDILENRWKENDKFFSVRQISIKYGLNPNTVLKVVKALEEEGYLYSVKGKGCFIKKGYNLDISQRMTPILNTFRFGQISKDMEINFSNGGPPKEYFPVQEYKEILSEILLDKDGSRHLMAYQNIQGLESLRETLVEFIKRYGIRREKEDIIICSGTQIALQLISTAFGLVPKKTVLLSDPTYQNAVNILKNYCNVENIDMKNDGWDMNEFENLLKNKKIDFVYIMTNFQNPTGVSWSFEKKKKMIELSIKYDFYIIEDECFSDFYYKSQDCPRSIKALDKDERVFYIKTFSKIVMPALALTMLIPPKKYTESFSLNKYFIDTTTSGINQKFLELYIKRGLLDKHLEKLRVNLKEKMEYMIEKLKKIKHLEIMHVPQGGFFIWIKLANYINSEKFYYKCRLRGLSILPGFVFYSNSEEVSSKIRISTVSSSIEEVERGLEIIQDVLNNCDFSEINLK, encoded by the coding sequence ATGAATAAAAAACTTGTGAGGAATTCTGATACAACTGTTTCAACCCAACTTTTTGAAATTTTAAAACAAGATATTTTAGAAAATCGATGGAAGGAAAATGATAAATTTTTTTCAGTTAGACAAATTTCAATAAAATATGGCTTAAATCCTAATACTGTTTTAAAGGTTGTAAAAGCTCTTGAAGAAGAAGGTTATTTGTATAGTGTAAAAGGTAAAGGCTGTTTTATAAAAAAAGGATATAATTTAGATATAAGCCAAAGAATGACTCCAATTCTTAATACTTTTCGTTTTGGACAGATTTCTAAAGATATGGAAATTAATTTTTCTAATGGAGGACCTCCTAAAGAATATTTTCCTGTTCAAGAATATAAAGAAATTTTATCTGAAATATTGTTAGATAAAGATGGAAGTAGACATCTTATGGCTTATCAAAATATACAAGGACTAGAGAGTTTGAGAGAAACTTTAGTTGAATTCATAAAGAGATATGGTATTAGAAGAGAAAAAGAAGATATTATTATCTGCTCAGGAACTCAAATAGCTTTACAACTTATAAGTACAGCTTTTGGACTTGTTCCTAAAAAAACAGTACTTTTATCTGATCCAACTTATCAAAATGCAGTGAATATTTTAAAAAATTATTGTAATGTTGAAAATATAGATATGAAAAATGATGGTTGGGATATGAATGAATTTGAAAATCTATTGAAAAATAAAAAAATAGATTTTGTCTATATAATGACAAATTTTCAAAATCCAACAGGAGTGAGTTGGTCTTTTGAAAAAAAGAAGAAAATGATAGAACTTTCAATAAAATATGACTTTTATATTATAGAAGATGAATGTTTTTCAGATTTTTACTATAAGTCACAAGATTGTCCAAGATCAATAAAGGCCTTAGATAAAGATGAAAGAGTATTCTATATTAAAACTTTTTCTAAGATTGTGATGCCAGCATTAGCCTTAACTATGTTAATCCCACCTAAAAAATATACAGAAAGTTTTAGCTTAAATAAATATTTTATTGACACTACTACCTCAGGAATAAATCAAAAGTTTTTAGAACTTTATATAAAAAGAGGTTTGTTAGATAAACACCTAGAAAAACTTAGAGTGAATTTAAAAGAAAAAATGGAATATATGATAGAAAAACTTAAAAAGATAAAACATTTAGAAATAATGCATGTGCCTCAAGGAGGATTTTTCATCTGGATTAAATTGGCTAACTATATAAATAGTGAAAAATTCTATTATAAGTGTCGTTTAAGAGGACTTTCTATCCTGCCAGGTTTTGTATTTTATTCAAATTCAGAAGAAGTTAGCTCTAAAATTAGAATAAGTACAGTTTCTTCAAGTATTGAAGAAGTTGAAAGAGGTTTAGAAATAATTCAAGATGTTTTAAATAATTGTGATTTTTCAGAAATAAATTTAAAATAA
- the megL gene encoding methionine gamma-lyase — protein MEIKKCGLGTTAIHAGTLKNLYGTLAMPIYQTSTFIFDSAEQGGRRFALEEAGYIYTRLGNPTTTVLEDKIAALEEGEAAVATSSGMGAISSTLWTVLKAGDHIVTDKTLYGCTFALMCHGLTRFGIDVTFVDTSNLDEVKNAMKENTRVVYLETPANPNLKIVDIEALAKLAHTNPNTLVIVDNTFATPYMQKPLTLGADVVVHSVTKYINGHGDVIAGLVITNKALADQIRFVGLKDMTGAVLGPQDAYYIIRGMKTFEIRMERHCKNARKVVEFLNNHPKIERVYYPGLETHPGYEIAKKQMKDFGAMISFELKGGFEAGKTLLNSLKLCSLAVSLGDTETLIQHPASMTHSPYTKEEREAAGITDGLVRLSVGLENVEDIIADLEQGLEKI, from the coding sequence ATGGAAATTAAAAAATGTGGTTTAGGAACGACTGCGATACATGCTGGAACTTTAAAAAATTTATATGGGACTCTTGCTATGCCAATATATCAAACTTCTACCTTTATATTTGACTCAGCTGAACAAGGTGGAAGAAGATTTGCTCTTGAAGAAGCTGGATATATTTACACAAGATTAGGGAATCCTACAACAACCGTTTTAGAAGATAAGATTGCTGCACTTGAAGAAGGAGAAGCAGCAGTTGCTACTTCATCTGGAATGGGAGCTATATCTTCTACATTATGGACTGTTTTAAAAGCTGGAGATCATATTGTAACAGATAAAACTTTATATGGTTGTACCTTTGCTTTGATGTGTCATGGACTTACAAGATTTGGAATTGATGTTACTTTTGTTGATACTTCAAATTTAGATGAAGTTAAAAATGCTATGAAAGAAAATACTAGAGTTGTTTATCTTGAAACTCCTGCTAACCCAAATTTAAAAATAGTTGACATTGAAGCTTTAGCTAAACTAGCTCATACAAACCCAAATACTCTAGTTATTGTCGACAATACTTTTGCAACTCCATATATGCAAAAACCTTTAACATTAGGTGCTGATGTTGTTGTTCACTCTGTAACAAAATATATTAATGGACATGGAGACGTTATAGCTGGGCTTGTTATAACAAACAAAGCTCTTGCCGATCAAATTCGTTTTGTTGGTTTAAAAGATATGACTGGAGCAGTTCTAGGTCCTCAAGATGCTTACTATATCATAAGAGGTATGAAAACTTTTGAAATTCGTATGGAAAGACACTGTAAGAACGCTAGAAAAGTTGTAGAATTCTTAAATAATCATCCTAAAATTGAAAGAGTTTACTATCCAGGACTTGAAACTCACCCTGGTTATGAAATAGCAAAAAAACAAATGAAAGATTTTGGAGCTATGATTTCTTTTGAATTAAAAGGAGGGTTTGAAGCTGGAAAAACTTTATTAAATAGTTTAAAACTTTGTTCATTAGCTGTTTCTTTAGGAGATACTGAAACTCTAATACAACACCCTGCTTCTATGACACACTCACCTTATACTAAGGAAGAAAGAGAAGCTGCTGGAATAACTGATGGTTTAGTAAGATTGTCAGTTGGACTTGAAAATGTAGAAGATATTATTGCCGACCTAGAACAAGGTTTAGAAAAAATATAG